The DNA window GAATGAACTCACAACTGAAGTTCTGTCTCTTGCGAACCTTCACTTATAACAGAAACAGTGTGAGACCAAATCACATAGCCTACACACAGCTGTAAATTTATTTATCATGGGGACTATTTTTGTCAGGTAAAGGCAGTTGGTTTTGGCTAATTAAACCAGTTAGAAagtaaatgcttttttaaatatttcaaataaatgttttataacttcagaaaactttataatgatataattatGGTTTTCTGCtcagttaaagtaaaaaatagaCTGCATTATTGTACtcattcaggaaatatttttgatgattttcgctggttcgagtttcggctgggtcagttggcgtttctatgtggagtttgcatgttctccttgtgtttgcgtgggttttctccgggtgctcaggtttaccccacagtccaaagttatgcggtacaggtaaattggttaagctaaattgtccatagtgtatgagtgtgaatgagtgtgtgtgaatgtttcctagagatgggttgtggctggaagggcatctgctgcgtaaaaacgtactggataagttggtggttctttccgctgtggcgaccccggattaataaagggactaagccaaatgaaaaaataaatgaatgaatgttatttgcTTGAAGGCTTACATTTAAAGgattgaaaatatatttatataataatcaaataaaaatcaaatagtaGCCAAAAAATAAATGGGGCTCGTAAATTAGGTTTGCTATAGCAGAATTGTCTCTGGGGAAATAGGACATCCATTTACAATAAGCAATCTATTCACAATATAGGTTCTAAATGCATAGCATGAATGCTGATATTAGCAGCTAAGGGGATAGTTAGTATCTTGTTTATGAAATATATATCTTGTTTGTAAAGACAACTTGAATTTGCAGATCAGCAGGAAAATCAGGGTGTAAGAAATTTTGTGAGCTTTTAAAAATTATAGTTTATTTTTGTTACCTGGTAGTAATAAGGTTACTATAGTTAACATCTAATGATTTGGTGGAGAAGTGATTTGCCACATGTTATCAGATCATATTTGCTCATAATTTGGCTGTTGTtggtttaattcaattaattaaaagGATAAGTTACAGTACATATTCAAAGTCATAAATGATCATCTAATACTATGAtgaaacatttcaaaatattcaatCATAAAACATCTAATTCTGAAAGGAGATTCTAAAATAACATGTAGCTTCTAGACAAACAAAGACTCAACCAGCTCGCCATAACTTGGGTTCAACACTTTTAATAATCATGTTAAATCATGAtgtaatattttttgtgtgtgtgtgatttaataaatcagtttcttAAGATATGATGGGTTGGGTTGATAGGTGGGAATTAATTTGCCCAGAATAtagaaaaactatttaatattaaacaaataaatgcttaaacatgtttcaccactgaaaaatattaattgatGTTCTTCAGTGCTTCACAGTGGAAGGAGTATTCAATCTCTGATTGATCACCTGAAGGAAATGGAGGATGTAATCATTTATATCACAGTACACTTACAcgttaaataaatctaaataaatattccatcgcatgataaaaaaatattcagcAAAAGCATAAATCATCTTACTTGTTTGGTAGTAATCATACACTTTGACCACAGCTGGCTTAAGATTCTTAACTTGTAGAACCTGTTTCATTTGTATCTGGTAATTCATTGCAACATTTTTAGAGATCTGCAGGAGAACACAACCTTATCAGTTACTGACAAAATGgatttattatatttgattgaACCAAAATGACATAAAATCAACCATTTGAATGTTACTGTTCTCTCACCTCCTTCAGATACACAATGACATGGTCATCTTTGGAATCGACCCGCTCCACAAGTGATACATATGTTCCTGAAGAAGTGCCAAGCTGTAAGAAAAAAAGAGCAGGTCAGTTAAAGTATTAACACTGACGTCTAGAGATTTTATTTCTGCTTGATGTATCATCAAACACACCGCAGATGTATCAGCTGTGAATCCAGATAACAGTTTAATGTCTACAATGGCCATGTTAGTCTTTTCCTCTGGCCCATCGTATCTGGAAATCAGCAAATGGAAATGATTAGATAAAAGCTTTTAATGTCATAAAAGTGTTCAAAAagtagttggcgattcattccgctgtagcgacccctgataaatcagggaccaagccaaaaggaaaatcaatgaatgattgaatggatgAAAATTAGAAATAAGCAACAGTCATGTTCAATATCAATCATTATCATACTCTAGTATTGTGGATTACTTTCAGGTCAATTCTTACTTGACAGTGAAGTCGAAGATGAAATTTTGTCCCAGTGCTTCACAATCTCCTTCAATCTTAGCATCAATGCTCAATGTTTTAGCTTCAGTAGGAGTGGGAATGTTGTAAAACTGAGCTATCTGAGTCAAAACAGATAAAATGTTCATAAACAATCTCAAAGTAGAATAACCCCAAAATGCAAAGagaaaaggtgagtaaatgaaggTGAAACTGCAGACCTGCACAGACACACAGGCTGAGCCCTTGACTTCAATGCTGTATTTGCCCGGCACATTGGCCAGCTGCTTCTCCTGGTACAGTAACTTGTTGTCCTGATTGACATCAAAGTGGTGAGAGTCTCCTGCTGACTGTACAGTCACTGTGCTGGAGCCGTCAGAGCTGAACACTTTGGTGGCGTACAAAGACAGAGCCTGAAGAGCCACCACTGTGTCCTGGGAAAGAAATGAGTTCAGTCATGTGACAATTTTAGCCATTCAGCAATAATGTGTTTGATTTGAGCAACCTGTGTGGAGGAGAATCCTCCATAGGCATTCTGCTGCTTCACAAGCCAGCTGACAATCCTGTTAGCAAAGCCCAGATCAGCTGTAGTGAGTGAATCTGCAGTGAGAACAGCTAGCAGCACATATGAGCTGATCTCCACATCCAGAGAAGCAGAGTCATCAGCAGATGCAGACCGAGACCAGTGGACAAGAGGACCTTTAGGACACAAAAGACAAATCAACCAGCAGGACAAAAGCAACAGTGCAGTGCAGAAAGTCATCAGAAAGCAATCTCTTACCATCTGAAATAGCAAGATCCTCCAGTTTGTTGAAAAGCTGCTGTCGAGTGTTGGTGTCTCTAGCCAGACTGAAAGTGTAGGCCAGCAGAGCAGTGGTGTAAGTGTTTTTGACTTCCTCGATGACAGACCTCAAGCATGACAAACCTTTAGTGATGACAGGATCCTgaaacacaaacagacaaacagatgctGCGAGTGTCATTTTACTAAGAGTTTATACTGATTTTCCTGATGATGAACTTACTGTGACAGGAGTTTCCAGTTCAAGCAGTGATGCAGTAATGTAGGCCGTCATGGTCACATTATCATTCACTCCACCCTATGATAAAGGACAATTTGGGGTAAGGCAACACAATCAATACATTTATGTTCATTTAGACACACATTTATATTGGCTTGACAAATCCTAAATGTTTGAAAGAGAAAagtttaaaagtaaaagtaaagtttcCTAGTTACTAGATTTCTTTCTAGATGTTTGCTatagtgatagatagatagatagatagatagatagatagatagatagatagatagatagatagatagatagatagatagatagacaaacctTCATTCTGTTGTTAAACAGTCTTCCCTGTTGGATAAAACAGCCGTCTGAATCCCGTCTGCTTATTAACCAATCCTTTGCACTCTGAATAATTTGTGGatcaataaatgtgtatttttgagCTTTGCCAAAAGACCTCAGGACAAAGGCAGTCAACCTGGTGGTGTGGAAGATTTAATAATTTAGAATATTTCCTTGATGTTAATTTTGCTTTAACAAAAGAGTGAAACTATATATACCATGTGTTCCCATCACCATAACCAAATGTGCTGTAAGCCCCATCAAAATGCTTGTAGTTCAGTTGTCTCTGGTATCCTGTTTAGTGGCATAATGGTTAATGCTTGTTAATGTTAGAGCAGATTGTGTCTGACATTCAGCTGTGttgagaaataaacaaataatttttccaTCTCAGTAGTTTCTTATCATGACTGATGTGTCTCACCACTCTTAAGGAAGCTGCTGGCTTTCTCTCGGATGGCTGATGTGAGCTGCTTTGTGTTCTCCAGATACTGCAGAATGTAAATATTGGGAGAAAGAACAGCCATGTTTTGTTCTCCACAGCCGTACGGCATCCGTAATAATCCATGAAGATTCTGCAGTGCTCGACCCAATATGTCTCCTGCAAACCAAACACATTTTAGAAATCCAAACACAAGCTCCTCTTTCTGTATGTAAATGCAATAGTAACTGGATGCAgcatttatgatgcaagctgagattgcatttcTCAGAGATGCAGTGTCGGACGCAATGCActtaatggagctagtgatgCCACTTTGATGTGTAGGTATAGGTAAGTCCATTAAAAatcattgcatgcagctcagattgcatctgcaccaggtctgcatccagacgcCTCTCCGTAAATGTTACCAATGACTGAAACTGAGGATTTTGCTGATCCCTCTATCACATCTTTAGGCAGAGTAAGATCCACTTTCTCTGAGAGACTGTCACCTGTCAATCAGAGGCAGAGACGCACGCATCAGTCATCAGGAgtgtaatatttcaaaataaaatttagtTTCAATCACTTCCACTTATTTCATTTCACAAGTTCCAATAATGAGTAAGAGGAGCCACAATCAGAAATTATTCTGTTTTAACCACACGGGTAAGAGAGAAAAGCATCAGCAgttttaaaatgagatttttcAGTATTGTCACATATTGTAGACGTGATAATATTATGATAACATGGTTCCTCCAAATAGAGTAGTCCTTAAATTAAATGTGTGTTCTCAATATGTAGTTTTGATACTGCATGCTAATTTACTCATTTGTGCAGAATCTGAATTCCTTGAGGCAACATTTGTATTAATTGGATAAAAAACTTCTCTGCTTGATTGAAAAATTAAATGCAAGCAAAATGTTTTCTGCATTATGAGTGCTTTTACACCAAAATATCTGACCAATTTATGGAACCCACCCTTTGGACACAGTAACCAGCTGTTGGTCTCTGTCTTTTCAATTCCTTCAGCCTGCAgcataaaaataacaacacaaacaacATTAGGATCAATGGTAGATGATGTCTGAGAGCTGTTTGATGTGAACTGACCTGTACAAGCAGACTTCGTGTGACGATGTCAATGCGTCCTCGCTCTGGCACACTCACAATCTCATTGTCACACACAGTCTGGGACGCCTCTGCCTCTGCACTGACTGTAACATTCACCACTCCTGCAACACAAGACATGTATGTGAAGATACAGCAGACTCAAACACTGAGAAACTATGATTCAGACTGGACAAGTCACCAAGAACAGAAGGAGTGAGGATCCATTTAAAGGTTTTTCTTCCATTAGCACAGAGACAGGATGAATACTGATCATCAGAGGAGGCTTTGAGAGTGTAGTCTGAGGAAGGAGCTGGACTCACTTTAACCTGTCAATCAAGCACATGTGATGAGTGGAATATTTGATCTGATTGGATCAGACTGAGTCTGAAATCTCACCATGATGCACTTGGATAGATAGTTGAAGACAGTGGCCTTGAGCTCAAAGATCTCTCCACGTATGATGGAGTAAGGTAGAGAGAGCTCCAGGAAGAAGGGCTGGAAAACTGTCAGCTGAGCAGGAGGAGCCAAACCCAGACCTGTGGAGGACAGACAGAAGGCCTCTGTTTCCCAAGTCGTGATGGTGTCAGGAACTGTAACAGGAACCTCAGCTGATCCagagtctctgtggtgcaataataacaataagccTGACTGATTCCTACTCAACAATTGAGCAAAAATTGGTTACATATGTAAGTCTGGAATTTGAGGGATTTTGAATCATCTGCATTCTGTCTTGGCAGGAGCCTCTTTTTGATTGTCAGAGTGTATAAATCTGCAAActacaaaccatttttttttgtgtgtgtacagcCATTTTATGTTTTGTGCAATTATGATACCAAGTCAATCCTCTTCAGACACTTTTATGTCACAGCAACAACAATATTGGACTATATGCATGTAAGGTTTAtgcaaaaacaagacaaaatgaaaaacaaaaaacttctTATTTATCAACTAATCCATCAATCAAAACATGTCACAGCCACGAATCTCTCCCTCAAAAAACTTTTAACAAGAATTGTGAGCAGAGCAGGCAGGACTCAGGATTCAGGATTAGTAAATACTGTACAATCTGTTATGACTCCATTTCATGCTACTTTTAGGAGAGGCCTATTGAATTAATTCACAAACTGGCTGTGAAAGAGCTCTTCATTATGCCACTGGACGGGTTGGCAGTGACCATAACAAAGATGCAAGCACCTTGAACAGTGTAGCAGCCAGCTACCCTTACAATGATCTGCTGGGGATAGTTTCCAAACAGGAACTCCTAGGGAAGATATTGCAAATAATGTAGGAAATGCTGACAGCAATATAGAGTATGAGAAGGCCAGGACTTCAGATTAGTCTGTCAGTTGATagataaaataaagcagcgtATTTCTCCAGCATAGTTTTCCCATTTCCTCTAGGTGCCAAAATGAAGATGATGCATTGAAGATACAGTGCATCCGGTAAGTATTCATGGCGTTTCCCTTTTtccccacatttttttatgttacagcctggattaaattcatttatttccttaaagtttttacacacaataccccataatgtcaACAaggacaaaatatattttttaattgttgcaaattgactaaaaaaaaaactttccactgatcattcataagatgtttcagcagcttaactcACCTATAGTGGTATatttagttgattggacatgatttgaaaagacatacacctgtctatataaagtcCCAGGGTTGGCAGTTCATGTCAAAGCACacaccaagcatgaagacaaaggaattgtctgtagacctctagGACAGAATTGCCTCGAGGCGCAAGGCTGGAGAacattacagaaaaatttctgctgctctgttccaatgagcacagtggcctccatcatccgtaagcgGAAGATGTTTGGCACCACCAGCacttttcctagagctggctggccatctaaacTGAGTGATCGGGAGGAAAGGGCCTTGgtcagagaggtgatcaataactcgatggtcactctgtctgagctacaTCAATCTTCTGTGGagaaaggagaaccttacagaaggacaaccatctgtgcaacaatccaccaatcaggcatgtATGGTAGAGAGGCCAaatggaagccactccccgcctggaatttgccaaaaggcatctaacAGACTCTCAGATCAtaggaaacaaaattctctggaatgatgagactaaaactgaactttttggagtgaatgcctggggttacgtttggagaaaaccaggtaccgctcatcaccaggctaataccatccctacagtgaagcatggtgaaGGCAGCATCATGttttggggatgtttttcagcagcaggaactggaagactagtcaggataagaggaaagatgaatgcagcaatgtacagggacatcctgaatgaaaacctgcttcagagtgctcttgacctcaggctGGGGCAGGACAGTGGCCCAAAGCACACCAagaaaatatcaatggagtggcttcacaacagctcagtgaatgtccttgagtggcctagccagagcccagacctaaacctTATTGAACATCTGGGGAGAtcagaaaatggctgtacatcgttGCTTCCCAtcaaacctgatagagcttgagaggtactgcaaagaggaatgggcaaaaattcccaaagactgGTGTGCCAAGCGTGGCATCATAtgcaaaaagacttgaggctgtaattgctgccaaaggtgcatcaacaaagtattgagcaaaggctgcaCATGTGATTATGCACTTGTGATtttgcacatgtgatttttcagtttttttatttttaataaatttgcaacaatttcaaaaaatctttttttttttcacattttcattatggggtattgaaTAGAATTTAttgatgaaataaattaattaaatctattttggaataaggctgtaacataaaaaaaatttgtaaaacgtgaagcgctatgaatagtTTCTGATGCACTGCATACGTTAATGGCAAAATGCACCAGTTATGTTTCACATACCCCACTTCAGCAAGCTCCCAGATCCATGTTTCTGGAAAGACTGTCCTAATTGTCACTGATGGAGAATTTCCAACCGGTCCATCAACGCCAGCCATTCCTAGAGCAAACATCACTGGTACTGGTCTATGGTCAGGATACATCACTGAAAAAAGTAATATTTGGCATTAAGTGACAGGTATGTGTAACATATCAAAATAATCAAATCCATGTATTGTCatagaaataaaatcaaataggAGGCAAACAACACAAATTGTTTAATGCAGATTTTAAttgatacatttaaatttatttaaagttttacatttatgTTAGTGTTGTAAGTCTTTTCAATGatatttaatgtttgtttaataacACTGAGTTAAAGTTAGAAACTCCTAAAACATGATTACAACTGAAACTGGGCAAGGACATTTT is part of the Danio rerio strain Tuebingen ecotype United States chromosome 15, GRCz12tu, whole genome shotgun sequence genome and encodes:
- the a2m2e gene encoding alpha-2-macroglobulin-like isoform X1; protein product: MSSHYFQVKKYVLPKFEVTVKKPKTVSVVEEELLIEVCAKYTYGQPVPGKSWVKVCRNPLPYIIFFPLCLEETLEITKTGCAIHNFGLSMILNSTLKDNLKDSLHVEAVVTEEGTEITMTKSESVHLTYEIGKITLIDLPKTYEPGSVIEGKIKLSDFKDAPIPNKEVYLLEGENWSSKLLLNLTTDSDGLASFSLNTSSLSKKDISLIANVYPDTRYYGYKTPYFSTDKKTVQLFRIATVYSPTLSELIIEDIEQPLKCGTEITATVKYYFVGETVEDFSTDIVYMVLSRGVIVHHGFEKVEVKSSSNGLASGTMSFKLSVGADVAPVVQILAYCVLPSENVIAANKRLDTEKCFGNKVSLQFSPAKAVPGEKNTLQLSAQPGSLCGLSAVDQSVLILESGKRLDADKIFNLLPVQSVSYYPYSVEDEQACLYVRPRRSVLTDNTYETLKSVGLKMATNLAVRVPDCLSYRGLTYHKNLVMYPDHRPVPVMFALGMAGVDGPVGNSPSVTIRTVFPETWIWELAEVGDSGSAEVPVTVPDTITTWETEAFCLSSTGLGLAPPAQLTVFQPFFLELSLPYSIIRGEIFELKATVFNYLSKCIMVKVSPAPSSDYTLKASSDDQYSSCLCANGRKTFKWILTPSVLGVVNVTVSAEAEASQTVCDNEIVSVPERGRIDIVTRSLLVQAEGIEKTETNSWLLCPKGDSLSEKVDLTLPKDVIEGSAKSSVSVIGDILGRALQNLHGLLRMPYGCGEQNMAVLSPNIYILQYLENTKQLTSAIREKASSFLKSGYQRQLNYKHFDGAYSTFGYGDGNTWLTAFVLRSFGKAQKYTFIDPQIIQSAKDWLISRRDSDGCFIQQGRLFNNRMKGGVNDNVTMTAYITASLLELETPVTDPVITKGLSCLRSVIEEVKNTYTTALLAYTFSLARDTNTRQQLFNKLEDLAISDGPLVHWSRSASADDSASLDVEISSYVLLAVLTADSLTTADLGFANRIVSWLVKQQNAYGGFSSTQDTVVALQALSLYATKVFSSDGSSTVTVQSAGDSHHFDVNQDNKLLYQEKQLANVPGKYSIEVKGSACVSVQIAQFYNIPTPTEAKTLSIDAKIEGDCEALGQNFIFDFTVKYDGPEEKTNMAIVDIKLLSGFTADTSALGTSSGTYVSLVERVDSKDDHVIVYLKEISKNVAMNYQIQMKQVLQVKNLKPAVVKVYDYYQTSDQSEIEYSFHCEALKNIN
- the a2m2e gene encoding alpha-2-macroglobulin-like precursor, whose product is MALNVSCCWKGLLLNFFLFVCVNGQAAEPSFMVTFPAVIESGSEAKLCASLLKPNESLVMNIYLVHGNQSTLLLQENAEQEFHRCFNFKAPLAEAESVQKIKVELQGESFKMTEERKVMFKSYDPLTFIQTDKPIYMPGQIVNFRVVTMDTNFAPVDQQYSIIVLEDSQDNRIGQWTNVSSTRWILQRSYELNPECREGAYKLKAFIGERMSSHYFQVKKYVLPKFEVTVKKPKTVSVVEEELLIEVCAKYTYGQPVPGKSWVKVCRNPLPYIIFFPLCLEETLEITKTGCAIHNFGLSMILNSTLKDNLKDSLHVEAVVTEEGTEITMTKSESVHLTYEIGKITLIDLPKTYEPGSVIEGKIKLSDFKDAPIPNKEVYLLEGENWSSKLLLNLTTDSDGLASFSLNTSSLSKKDISLIANVYPDTRYYGYKTPYFSTDKKTVQLFRIATVYSPTLSELIIEDIEQPLKCGTEITATVKYYFVGETVEDFSTDIVYMVLSRGVIVHHGFEKVEVKSSSNGLASGTMSFKLSVGADVAPVVQILAYCVLPSENVIAANKRLDTEKCFGNKVSLQFSPAKAVPGEKNTLQLSAQPGSLCGLSAVDQSVLILESGKRLDADKIFNLLPVQSVSYYPYSVEDEQACLYVRPRRSVLTDNTYETLKSVGLKMATNLAVRVPDCLSYRGLTYHKNLVMYPDHRPVPVMFALGMAGVDGPVGNSPSVTIRTVFPETWIWELAEVGDSGSAEVPVTVPDTITTWETEAFCLSSTGLGLAPPAQLTVFQPFFLELSLPYSIIRGEIFELKATVFNYLSKCIMVKVSPAPSSDYTLKASSDDQYSSCLCANGRKTFKWILTPSVLGVVNVTVSAEAEASQTVCDNEIVSVPERGRIDIVTRSLLVQAEGIEKTETNSWLLCPKGDSLSEKVDLTLPKDVIEGSAKSSVSVIGDILGRALQNLHGLLRMPYGCGEQNMAVLSPNIYILQYLENTKQLTSAIREKASSFLKSGYQRQLNYKHFDGAYSTFGYGDGNTWLTAFVLRSFGKAQKYTFIDPQIIQSAKDWLISRRDSDGCFIQQGRLFNNRMKGGVNDNVTMTAYITASLLELETPVTDPVITKGLSCLRSVIEEVKNTYTTALLAYTFSLARDTNTRQQLFNKLEDLAISDGPLVHWSRSASADDSASLDVEISSYVLLAVLTADSLTTADLGFANRIVSWLVKQQNAYGGFSSTQDTVVALQALSLYATKVFSSDGSSTVTVQSAGDSHHFDVNQDNKLLYQEKQLANVPGKYSIEVKGSACVSVQIAQFYNIPTPTEAKTLSIDAKIEGDCEALGQNFIFDFTVKYDGPEEKTNMAIVDIKLLSGFTADTSALGTSSGTYVSLVERVDSKDDHVIVYLKEISKNVAMNYQIQMKQVLQVKNLKPAVVKVYDYYQTSDQSEIEYSFHCEALKNIN